Proteins co-encoded in one Clarias gariepinus isolate MV-2021 ecotype Netherlands chromosome 13, CGAR_prim_01v2, whole genome shotgun sequence genomic window:
- the ehd4 gene encoding EH domain-containing protein 4: MFSWVSKEQGGRNKEGDMFQTVTEGLQSLYSKKLLPLEEAYLFHDFHSPALEEADFQSKPMVLLVGQYSTGKTTFIRYLLEQDFPGMRIGPEPTTDGFIAVMYGESEGVVPGNALVVDPKKPFRKLNAFGNAFLNRFICSQVPNQVLQSISIIDTPGILSGEKQRISRGYDFSEVLRWFGERVDRIILLFDAHKLDISDEFSEAIKAFRGQDDKIRVVLNKADQVDTQQLMRVYGALMWSLGKVINTPEVVRVFLGSFWAKPLQNTDNRRLFEAEAQDLFRDIQALPRNAALRKLNDLIKRARLAKVHAYIISYLKKEMPTLFGKEKKKEELITHLPEIYQLLQREHHISPGDFPNVNKMQEQLMHYDFSKFPSLKVKLIEAVDKMLTNKISHLMNMIREEEGKQPTQMVMGGAFDGSEDGPFGHGYGEGISAGADTEDWIVSRDKPRYDEIFYTLMPINGKVTGVNAKKEMMKSRLPNTVLGKIWKLADCDRDGMLDDEEFALAQHLIKVKLEGYELPSELPPHLVPPSHRKNPTADILYNHEDD; the protein is encoded by the exons ATGTTCAGCTGGGTGAGCAAGGAGCAGGGTGGAAGGAACAAGGAGGGAGACATGTTCCAAACGGTGACTGAGGGACTTCAAAGTCTCTACTCTAAAAAATTACTGCCTTTAGAAGAAGCCTACCTCTTCCATGACTTTCACTCACCGGCCCTGGAAGAAGCGGATTTCCAGAGCAAGCCAATGGTCCTTCTGGTGGGACAGTACTCCACAGGAAAGACCACTTTCATAAG GTATTTGCTGGAGCAGGATTTTCCCGGGATGCGGATTGGGCCTGAGCCGACAACAGATGGCTTCATTGCTGTGATGTATGGCGAGAGCGAGGGAGTTGTACCTGGAAATGCGCTGGTGGTGGATCCCAAGAAACCTTTCCGAAAACTCAATGCCTTTGGAAACGCCTTTCTAAACAG GTTCATCTGCTCTCAGGTCCCCAACCAAGTCCTGCAGAGTATTAGCATCATTGACACACCGGGGATCTTGTCTGGAGAAAAACAGCGTATTAGCAGAG GCTACGATTTCTCTGAGGTCCTGCGATGGTTTGGTGAGCGTGTAGATCGCATCATCCTCCTCTTTGATGCCCACAAGCTGGATATCTCTGACGAGTTCTCTGAGGCTATCAAGGCCTTCCGTGGCCAGGACGACAAGATCCGTGTGGTTCTAAATAAGGCGGACCAAGTGGACACACAACAGCTGATGCGCGTTTACGGGGCCCTGATGTGGTCGTTGGGCAAAGTTATCAACACCCCAGAAGTGGTGAGGGTGTTCCTGGGCTCCTTCTGGGCCAAGCCCCTGCAGAACACAGACAACCGCCGGCTCTTTGAGGCTGAAGCACAGGATCTGTTCCGGGACATCCAGGCCCTGCCACGCAACGCTGCCCTTCGCAAGCTCAATGATCTCATCAAAAGAGCCAGGCTTGCCAAG GTGCATGCTTATATCATCAGCTATCTGAAAAAGGAGATGCCCACTCTGtttggaaaagagaaaaagaaggaagagCTAATCACACACTTACCTGAAATCTATCAACTGCTACAGCGAGAACATCACATCTCACCTGGAGATTTTCCTAATGTCAACAAGATGCAG GAGCAACTTATGCATTATGACTTCAGCAAGTTCCCATCCCTGAAGGTAAAGCTGATCGAAGCAGTGGACAAGATGCTGACTAACAAGATTTCACATCTGATGAACATGATCCGGGAGGAGGAAGGTAAGCAGCCAACTCAGATGGTGATGGGCGGGGCTTTCGACGGCTCGGAGGATGGGCCATTCGGCCACGGCTATGGCGAGGGCATTAGTGCCGGAGCAGACACTGAGGACTGGATTGTGAGTCGTGACAAGCCACGGTACGACGAGATCTTCTACACGCTAATGCCCATCAACGGCAAGGTGACCGGCGTCAACGCCAAGAAGGAGATGATGAAATCACGCCTGCCCAACACTGTGCTCGGAAAGATCTGGAAGCTGGCGGACTGTGACAGGGATGGCATGCTGGACGATGAGGAGTTTGCCCTGGCTCAGCACCTCATAAAGGTCAAATTAGAGGGCTACGAGCTGCCCTCAGAGTTACCGCCCCACCTGGTGCCCCCTAGTCACAGGAAGAACCCCACTGCAGACATCTTGTACAACCATGAGGACGACTAA
- the traf3 gene encoding TNF receptor-associated factor 3, with product MSLLRRVDAREQSFLPLRGGFQDDFVMPPEPKYCCELCRMVLCNPRQTECGHRFCESCINQLLSKQNPVCPADMEPLSQDKIFRDVCCHREIMTLKVFCRSAKNGCKEQMCLQQVMDHLNLCEYFEVPCPLCKEKLMRKDMPEHLSRKCKYREATCEFCKLKMALTELQKHKETVCPAFPVSCPNHCSFPSILRSELSIHQQDCPKAQVSCSFFRFGCTYKGLNKEMREHESSFASEHLRLMVARSNTLEAKVEDVKNELLERYKVLPSLSSRLTEVEEQYKDMREKYRQVEQKLSSMQKLMSAHSEKLLEVEMELRELRPLRAMREEVESLRGAVESMRSVVASFDSVRTGPGTLTLTSLETQLSRHDELLSVHDIRLADMDLKLQVLETASFNGTLIWKIRDYKRRKQEAVASKTLSLYSQPFYTGYFGYKMCARVYLNGDGMGKGTHLSLFFVVMRGEYDALLPWPFRQKVTLMLMDQGPARKHLGDAFKPDPNSSSFRRPTGEMNIASGCPLFVAQTVLENGTYIKDDTIFIKVTVDTSDLPDP from the exons ATGTCCTTGTTGCGCCGTGTGGACGCGCGGGAGCAGTCCTTTCTCCCGCTGCGTGGTGGTTTTCAGGACGACTTCGTCATGCCTCCCGAGCCCAAGTACTGCTGCGAGCTCTGTCGCATGGTGCTATGTAATCCTCGCCAGACTGAGTGTGGACACCGCTTCTGCGAAAGCTGCATTAACCAGCTGCTTAG tAAACAGAATCCAGTGTGCCCAGCTGATATGGAGCCATTATCTCAAGATAAA ATATTTCGTGATGTTTGCTGCCATAGAGAGATTATGACATTAAAAGTCTTCTGCCGAAGTGCGAAAAACGGATGTAAAGAACAAATGTGTTTACAGCAAGTTATG GACCATTTGAACTTGTGTGAGTACTTTGAGGTGCCCTGTCCGTTGTGTAAAGAGAAGCTTATGAGGAAGGACATGCCTGAACACTTGAGCCGCAAATGCAAATACCGTGAGGCCACCTGTGAATTCTGCAAACTCAAAATGGCCTTAACAGAGCTACAG aaacacaaagaaactgtCTGTCCTGCATTTCCAGTATCATGCCCTAATCATTGCTCATTTCCATCAATTTTACGAAGTGAG ctCTCCATTCACCAGCAAGACTGTCCAAAAGCTCAAGTCTCTTGTTCCTTTTTTCGTTTTGGCTGCACCTACAAG ggTCTGAACAAGGAAATGAGAGAGCACGAGTCAAGCTTTGCCTCAGAACACTTGCGACTGATGGTAGCCAGAAGCAACACGCTAGAGGCCAAG gtggAGGATGTCAAGAACGAGCTGCTAGAACGCTACAAGGTTCTCCCGAGTCTGAGCAGTCGCCTTACAGAAGTGGAGGAACAGTATAAAGATATGAGGGAGAAATACCGACAGGTGGAGCAGAAACTATCCAGCATGCAG AAGCTAATGAGTGCACACTCGGAGAAGCTGCTGGAGGTGGAGATGGAGCTGAGGGAACTGCGGCCGTTGAGGGCGATGCGTGAGGAAGTAGAATCTCTAAGGGGCGCCGTGGAGAGTATGCGCTCTGTGGTAGCATCGTTCGACTCTGTCCGCACTGGTCCTGGTACCCTCACGCTGA CCTCATTAGAGACCCAGCTTTCTCGGCATGATGAGCTGCTCAGTGTGCACGACATCCGTTTGGCCGACATGGACCTTAAGCTGCAGGTGCTGGAGACGGCCAGCTTCAACGGAACTCTTATTTGGAAGATACGTGACTACAAACGGCGCAAACAGGAGGCAGTGGCTTCCAAAACATTGTCGCTTTACAGCCAGCCTTTCTACACCGGCTATTTTGGCTACAAAATGTGTGCTCGTGTTTACCTGAACGGTGATGGCATGGGAAAGGGCACACACCTGTCACTTTTCTTTGTGGTGATGCGCGGTGAGTATGATGCGCTGCTGCCATGGCCTTTCCGCCAAAAGGTGACACTCATGCTGATGGATCAGGGTCCTGCACGGAAGCACCTGGGTGATGCTTTCAAGCCTGATCCAAACAGCAGCAGCTTTCGGCGGCCCACAGGGGAAATGAACATTGCCTCAGGCTGTCCGCTGTTTGTCGCTCAGACTGTGCTGGAGAACGGGACATACATCAAAGATGACACCATATTCATCAAGGTCACAGTGGACACCTCAGACCTACCTGACCCATGA